The following DNA comes from Corynebacterium urogenitale.
TCCGTGAGACGGACGATGACTTCTCCGGCATCATCTTCAAGGTGCAGGCTGGCATGGATAAGAACCACCGCGACCACCTGGCGTTCATGCGCGTGGTTTCCGGCGAATTCGACCGTGGCATGCAGGTCACGCACGCACAATCGGGCCGTAGTTTTTCCACCAAGTATGCCCTGACCGTCTTCGGTCGCACTCGTTCCACGGTGGAAGCTGCCTACCCTGGCGATATCGTCGGCCTGGTCAATGCCGGTTCGCTGGCTCCTGGCGACACGATCTTCGCCGGCAAGAAGGTACAGTACCCACCGATGCCACAGTTCGCCCCGGAGCATTTCCGCACGCTGCGCGCGAAGTCCTTGGGCAAGTACAAGCAGTTCCGCAAGGCCTTGGAGCAGCTGGACTCGGAGGGTGTTGTGCAAATCCTCCGCAACGACCTGCGCGGAGACGCCGCCCCGGTGATGGCTGCCGTCGGCCCCATGCAGTTCGAGGTCATGCAGGCCCGCATGGAGGTGGAGTACAACGTGGAGACGGTCACCGAGCCCATCCCGTACTCCGTGGCACGCCGTACAGACGCCGAGTCCGCACCGGAACTCGGCCGCCAGCGCGGTGTGGAAATTTTCACCCGCACTGATGGCGAACTCATCGCCCTGTTCGGAGACAAGTGGAAGCTGGCCTTCGTCGAGAAGGAGCATCCAGAGTTCACACTGGAGCCACTCGTCGCCGATTAGAACCTTGTGATCCCGGCCCTGCTCGCCCGGCTGTGCTCTGAACCGGGCGGGGTGGAAAAAACGGCTGCGCTGGGATCAACGGCTCTACTGCGACAACATGCCGGTTGGGACAGAAACTTTCACGAGCGTCCGCATGGGGCGCATAATTCGAAAACTTTCGAACCCTGTGAAAAGATTTGCCCATGGCTACACTTCTCTATCGCATCGGGCGATCCGCCTACCTCCACCGGTGGCGGTTCATCGCTGTCTGGCTCCTCCTCATCGTCGGCATGGGCACCGCCGCCGCAACCATGTCCACGACAACCTCAATGAACTTCAGCATCCCCGGACTCGAATCCGTGGAAACCCAGGAGAAAATCAAGGAACGCTTCCCCGGCGATAGCGGCGATCAGATCGAAGCCCCCACCGGTAAGGTTGTCATCAAGGCACCAGATGGTTCCACGCTGGCAGATCCTGGCGTCGATAAGGAAGTACAGCAACTCACCGCGGCTCTGAAGGACGTCGAGGGCCTCACCGACACAGAGGCCCTCGTCCCTCCAGCCATGGCAGCGCAAGGCCTGCAGAAGCAGATGGTGCCCGCGCTCAAGGCCCAGGGCATACCGCAGGAGCAGATCGACGCCAACATTCGCGCCATCAGCCCCTTGAGCGAAGACAAGACCACCGGCACGCTGGATGTCACCTTTGATGCCCCAACCAACATGGACATCCCCGCCGAATACATCGAGGACTTCGAGCAGACCGTCGAAGAGAACAAGGGCAGCCTGGATGTCGCATGGTCCGGCAATGCCTTCCAAATGAGCGAGATCTCCGGCACCGCAGAGCTCATTGGCTTGGCAGTCGCGGCACTCGTGCTCATCGTCACCTTCGGCAGCTTCGTCGCAGCCGGCCTGCCACTGTTGTCCGCTGTCGTGGGACTGGGCATTGGCATCGCCGGCGTGTTCGCCGCCACCGCCTTCACCGACACGATCTCCACCATGACCCCCACCCTGGCCTCCATGATCGGCCTGGCCGTGGGCATCGACTACGCACTGTTCATCCTCGCTCGCTTCCGCAACGAGCTCGTCGCCCACGCCGGGGCCTCCGATATGGAGCCAAAGGAACTCGCCGACGAACTGAAGAAGATCCCGCGCGAGGAGCGTGGCCACCTCGCAGGCCTCGCCGTGGGCAAGGCGGGTTCCGCAGTGGTGTTCGCTGGCCTGACCGTGCTCATCGCACTGGCCGCACTGTCCATCATCAACATCCCATTCCTCACCGCCATGGCTCTGGCAGCGGCATGCACCGTCGCCATTGCCGTGATCGTCGCCGTCACCTTGCTGCCGGCAATCCTCGGCGCCTTCGGCACGAAGGTCTTCGCTGGCCGCGCACCGATCGTCAAGGCACCGGACCCAGAAAATGACACGCCGACCATGGGACTGAAGTGGGTACGCCAGGTACGCAAGCACCCTGTGGTCTACATGCTGGGCACTGCCGTCGTCCTGATCCTCCTGGCCATTCCGGCGCTCAATCTGCGCCTGGCCATGCCGACGGACGGCACCATGGCACAGGATTCTCCGAACCGCATTGCGTATGAGATGACCAACGATGCTTTCGGTGAAGGCCGCAACGCGCCAATGCTGGCGCTCGTTGATTACAAGGATCTCAGCGCGAAAGAAAAGCCCGCCGCCATCCAGGAGGCGTTGAAGACCTTCCAGTCCACCGAGGGCGTGGTCAACGCGCAGGTCGTCACCACTAATGGCAATCCGAAGGATCCGCGCGATATGGGTGACGCCGCGCAGGTGCTCATCACACCAGAGTTCGGCGCCACCGATGAACGCGCCGCAGACCTGCTGGCGAGCGTGCGCGCGGGTGAGGAGGGCTTCTCCTCCGCCACGGGCGCGAACTACTCCATCACGGGAGTCTCCCCGATGTACGAGGACATCTCCCAGCGTCTCTCCGACGTGCTGCTGCCTTACGTGGGCATCGTCCTGCTCCTGGCCTTCTTGCTGCTGATGCTGGTCTTCCGGTCCATCTGGGTGCCGCTCATTGCCGCAGTGGGCTTCGGCCTCTCCGTGGCTGCGACGTTCGGCGTCACCGTGGCGCTGTGGCAGGAGGGTGCGCTGGGCATCATCGACGACCCGCAGCCGCTGATTTCCTTCCTTCCGATCATGCTGATCGGCATCGTCTTCGGCCTCGCCATGGACTACCAAGTCTTCCTCGTCACACGCATGCGCGAAGGGTGGGCCCACGGCAAGACCCCGGGCAACGCCGTGGCCAATGGCTTCAAGCACGGCGCCCGCGTGGTGACGGCTGCGGCCCTCATCATGATCTCTGTGTTCGCGGCGTTCATCCTCATGGACGAGCCGTTCATTAAGGTGATGGGCTTCGCGCTCGCCGTCGCGGTCTTCTTCGACGCCTTCATCGTGCGCATGACGTTCATTCCCGCCGTGATGTTCTTGCTCGACGCCAAGGCGTGGGCCATTCCGAAGTGGTTGGATAAGGCGATCCCATCGGTCGATGTCGAAGGCGAAAAGCTGCGATCCACGTCCATCTCCACCCCATCCTCCGAAGCTTCGGCCACCGCGGCAGCAACATCCGCCACCGGAGCATCCTCGGCAGACCAGGAGGCACGGTAGCGGTATGGCAAAGTACGTCGCGGGCATCCGGGAGAGAAAGAAGCAGCAGACCAGGGACACCCTGGCAATGTCCGCTGTGACTATCACGATGACGGAAGGACTGGAATCCGCGACCATTGCAAGAATCGCGGAGCTGGCGAATGTGTCCTCCAGGACCTTTCATAACTACTTCCCCCACCGCGATGCCGCCATTCGCCATTTCTTCGAGCAGTACATCGACCGGTTGTGCGAGGAGGTCCTGGGAATGCCGGAGGGCATGCACCCCGTGGAGCTGATTCAGTCGATGACCGTCCGCCAGTTCCAACAGCGTCGAGAGCACGACCAGCCATTCATGCAGCTCGATACCTTGTTTATCAGCATTCGTGAATCCCCCCATCTGGACGTCATCGTCCAGACTTACATGGATCTACAAAAACTAGCGGACGCGCTCAGCCGCTATACACACGGACAGCTAGGCAGCAGTGAAGCCTATACCCTGATCAACGCCTGCATAGGCGTGGCTCGGGGCCTGGAACTCCAGCTCCTCAACAACGAGGACATTTCCGAGGACGAAGAACTCCTTTTGCTCAACAGTGCATTTGATGCGCTCAAGCGGGGTTTTTCCACCTCTGTTTAGAGGGTTTACCCTCACTCCATCGGCCGCGGATCGTGCAATCCGCGGCCGCTTTTCCATGCGCAGGAAATTTTGCGTAGAAGCTTAGACAGAGGTGCGGTACGGTAAACATGTTCTTTACATAGCGGAGCGCAATCACCCCGCTATCACCACCTGACCCATAGGGTTCCCATACATACCCGACCCCACAAGGTCCCCTACATACCCCGACCCCACAAGGCCCCATACATACCCAACCCCACAAGGTCCCATACATACTCTGTTCGTTCGTGAAGGATTTCACCACCATGGCTGTCATGCACGTTCCTCACACGTCCGTTGCCACTCAGGGCCGTGAGAACTTGTCTCTCCGTGAGCGTAAGAAGGCGGAGACACGCGATAGGCTCGCCCGCGCGTCCGTCGAACTCCTACTAGAGCAAGGCGTGGAGCAAACAACCGTCGCCGAGATCACCGCTCGCGCAGGCGTGTCCACCCGCACCTTCCATAACTACTTCGCCCGCCGCGAGGATGCATTCCTCCACTACATCGAAGGATTCTTCGCGCAGCTCGGCAGGACAATCGAAGAATACCCACAACCCACCCCCGTGGTGGAGATGCTGAAGAACATTC
Coding sequences within:
- a CDS encoding MMPL family transporter yields the protein MATLLYRIGRSAYLHRWRFIAVWLLLIVGMGTAAATMSTTTSMNFSIPGLESVETQEKIKERFPGDSGDQIEAPTGKVVIKAPDGSTLADPGVDKEVQQLTAALKDVEGLTDTEALVPPAMAAQGLQKQMVPALKAQGIPQEQIDANIRAISPLSEDKTTGTLDVTFDAPTNMDIPAEYIEDFEQTVEENKGSLDVAWSGNAFQMSEISGTAELIGLAVAALVLIVTFGSFVAAGLPLLSAVVGLGIGIAGVFAATAFTDTISTMTPTLASMIGLAVGIDYALFILARFRNELVAHAGASDMEPKELADELKKIPREERGHLAGLAVGKAGSAVVFAGLTVLIALAALSIINIPFLTAMALAAACTVAIAVIVAVTLLPAILGAFGTKVFAGRAPIVKAPDPENDTPTMGLKWVRQVRKHPVVYMLGTAVVLILLAIPALNLRLAMPTDGTMAQDSPNRIAYEMTNDAFGEGRNAPMLALVDYKDLSAKEKPAAIQEALKTFQSTEGVVNAQVVTTNGNPKDPRDMGDAAQVLITPEFGATDERAADLLASVRAGEEGFSSATGANYSITGVSPMYEDISQRLSDVLLPYVGIVLLLAFLLLMLVFRSIWVPLIAAVGFGLSVAATFGVTVALWQEGALGIIDDPQPLISFLPIMLIGIVFGLAMDYQVFLVTRMREGWAHGKTPGNAVANGFKHGARVVTAAALIMISVFAAFILMDEPFIKVMGFALAVAVFFDAFIVRMTFIPAVMFLLDAKAWAIPKWLDKAIPSVDVEGEKLRSTSISTPSSEASATAAATSATGASSADQEAR
- a CDS encoding TetR/AcrR family transcriptional regulator, with the translated sequence MKDFTTMAVMHVPHTSVATQGRENLSLRERKKAETRDRLARASVELLLEQGVEQTTVAEITARAGVSTRTFHNYFARREDAFLHYIEGFFAQLGRTIEEYPQPTPVVEMLKNILWKFIDTPDEGLDSARQIIAVAEQLSLSLPQEEKNRTNEIFDNLSDVLFRKTDGALSRYQSHLAVHLALAAATTAIEAHVTNSVTGGRDLKSLFEEAFDLLHRGLG
- a CDS encoding TetR/AcrR family transcriptional regulator, coding for MAKYVAGIRERKKQQTRDTLAMSAVTITMTEGLESATIARIAELANVSSRTFHNYFPHRDAAIRHFFEQYIDRLCEEVLGMPEGMHPVELIQSMTVRQFQQRREHDQPFMQLDTLFISIRESPHLDVIVQTYMDLQKLADALSRYTHGQLGSSEAYTLINACIGVARGLELQLLNNEDISEDEELLLLNSAFDALKRGFSTSV